The Pseudomonas triclosanedens genome has a window encoding:
- a CDS encoding DUF721 domain-containing protein gives MAFRPLPAQATTKLLREAKPLQSLFVQAQRLDRLQQLLETQLQPAARPHCHVASWREGSLLLIVTDGHWATRLRYQQNRLLRQLGALDEFAGLARILIKVQPRTQVVTPKRTVELTESAAETLHEAAEGISNPQLKAALERLASRSRKTRPDDQA, from the coding sequence ATGGCCTTCCGCCCCTTGCCCGCCCAGGCAACGACCAAACTGCTGCGCGAAGCCAAGCCCCTTCAATCGCTTTTCGTCCAGGCCCAACGCCTGGATCGCCTTCAGCAACTGCTGGAGACTCAACTGCAGCCTGCAGCCCGTCCACACTGCCATGTCGCCTCCTGGCGCGAAGGCAGCCTGCTGCTGATCGTGACCGACGGCCACTGGGCCACGCGCCTGCGCTACCAGCAGAACCGCCTGCTGCGGCAGCTCGGCGCGCTCGATGAGTTCGCGGGTCTGGCGCGCATCCTGATCAAGGTCCAGCCACGCACGCAGGTGGTCACTCCCAAGCGAACCGTCGAGCTGACGGAATCCGCAGCCGAAACACTCCACGAAGCCGCCGAAGGCATCAGTAATCCGCAGCTGAAGGCCGCTCTCGAACGTCTAGCCAGCCGCAGCCGCAAGACAAGGCCAGACGACCAGGCATAA